CATCCGCCAGGCGCACGGCGCGGGTGCAGCTGGTGCCGGGCTTGTAGCGCAGCGACCCCAGCGCCGCGATGGGCGCGCCGAGACCGGCCTCCAGCGCCGAGCGGTCCAGCAGCAGCGCAAGCCCCGGCAAGCCCGGATCCCGCGCGATCAGCGCATCATTCTGCGGCATGGGCGACCCCCGTCTGCATCTGCTCGGCCCAGAGCTTGGCATAGAGCCCGCCTTGCGCCAGAACGTCCTCGTGGCGACCGTTCGCGACGATCCGCCCGCCCTCCAGGCAGATCACCCGATCCGCCCGGGCCGCGAGATGGAGATCATGGGTCACCATCAAAAGCGTGCGGTTCTCGGTCAGCTGCCAGATCGCGTCTGCCAGGTTCGCCTGAGTGGTCGCATCCAGACCGGTGGTCGGCTCGTCCAGCAGGAAGATCGGCGCGTTCCTGAGAGCCGCGCGCGTGAAGGACAGGCGCTGGCGCTGGCCGCCCGACAGGGTGCTGCCGCGTTCCGCCAGCACCGTGTCATAGCCCTGGGGTTGCGACAGGATGAAGTCATGGGCCCCCGCAAGCTGCGCGGCCGCGATGATCTCGTCTGGGGTCGGTTCGTGACGCGCGGCAATGCCCAGATTGCGCGCGATGCTGGCATGAAACAGCACCGGATCCTGCGGCACGAAGGCAAAGCTGTCGCGAACATCCTCCACCGCCAGGGCCCGCAGGTCCCGCCCGTCGAGGCGCACGGCCCCCGCATCGGGATCCTGCAAGCGCATCGCCAGGGACAGGAGCGTCGATTTGCCTGACCCAGACGGGCCGGTGATGGCAACCCGCTCGCCTGCGCGGATCGAGATCGAGATATCCTTCAGGATCTCGGAGCCGCCCAGGTTCAGAGACACGTTTTCGAACGCGATCCCCCCCTGGGTTTCGGGCAGTTTGACGGGCGTCGCGAGGCTGGTCAGCTTCGTGTCCTCGTCGAGCAACGCGATGACCCGCTCCCCGGCCGCGGTCGCCTTGGCGAGGCGGGCGGCATATTTGGCGTAGTCGCGCACGGGTTTGAACGTGTTCTTGAGGTAGGTCAGAAAGACGATCAGATCCCCGGGCGTGGTGCGCCCGTCGAGGATGGACAGCCCCCCGAACAACAGCACCAGGCCGATGCCGACACCCACCAGGATATCGACCCGGCGTTCCAGCCCCGCGGTCAGCCGCTTGGACTGCACGCCCTGTTTCAACTCAGCGGCGTTGTCGCCGAGAAAATCCTTGCTCATCGCTTTCTCGAGGCCGAGCGCCTGGACGATGGCCACGTTCGACATCGCCTCGGATGCGGAGGCCGCCATGGCCCCTTCGGTTTTCCGGGTCTTGCGGCTGACCGACTGGATACGCCGCCCGATCCGCATCGTCATCAGCCACAGCACGGGCAAGGGTGACAGCGCGATCAGGGCAAGCTGCCAATCGATCCAGAGCATCACGGCGATCATGCCGACCAGCACCAGCGCATTCACGGCCAGCGGCAAGGCGGCGGTGACGGTGGTCTCCTTGAGCATGCCCACATCGGAAATCAGCCGCAGGGTCAGGTCACCGGGGCGGGATTTCTGGTGAAACGCCACGGGCAACCGTTGCAGATGCTCGAACAGCGTCGCGCGGACCTTCGCCAGAACCCGCGCCCCGGCGAGCGCGAAGGTCACCCGTGCGGTGAACTCGAACGTGGCGCGCAAGCCCATCACCAGGACTATGGACAGCGCACACAGCACCAGGAGCATGATCGGATCGGTCAGCCCGAAGGGCATCCCCGGCTCCGTTCCGCCCCGCCCGGGCACGAACATGTCGATCACGAACTTCAGCGGCCAGGGCTCGGCCAGCTTGGCGAAGACGGCCGCGAGCATGGCCAGCGCCCCGCCCGCGATCAGGGGACGCTCGTCGCGCATGAACGGGGCCAGTCGCCGCAACACCCGGCGCAAGCCGGGGGCGGTCTCCGCCAACGAGGACGGACGGCTGCCGGACCGGGCCATCAGGCGGCCAGGACCGAAGGGAGCGGCAGGCCGTTCAGGCTCGCCCGCAGGACGTGATCCCAACTGGCGGTGCGGATCACATGGGCGCGCCCGCGCTGGCCCTGCGCGCGCCCGACCGACGGGTTCTGCGCCAGGTGGATGATCGCCTCGGCCAGCGCAGCGGGGTCATCGGGCGGCACCACCGCGCCCGCCCGGGGCGGCAGGACCACATCGCGCATGTTGCCCCGGTCACTGACGAGAACGGGCAGGCCCGCCGCCATGTATTCGTAGATCTTGAGCGGCGAGAAATAGAACGGATCCCCCCCGCGATAGGGGGCGAGCCCCACATGCATCCGGGCCAGCAGCGCCGGGATGTCCTGCGACGGCGCCGCGCCATGGAAGTCGACCGCGTCGGCAAGACCGCCCTCGCGCGCCTGCGCCTCGAGGGCCGCGCGCTCCGGACCGTCGCCGACCACCAGCAGCCGCGCATCGCGCACCGAGCGCCGGACCAGCGTCAGCGCATCGATCAGGCAGGCCACATCGTGCCAGGGCTTGAGCGTGCCGACAAACCCGAGGGTGAAAGGCGGCCGGAACCCGGGTGGCACCGCAAAGCGGTCCGCATCGACGCCATTCGGCACGACCTTGACCGACCGGGCGCCGAAGCCTTCGGCATAGGCGCCGACCGCATCGGAGACGGCGATGATCCGATCCGCCGCCGAGATCGAGGACCGGGCACGAGCCGCCGCCTCGTCCGAATTCTGCAGAACCCGGTGGCGGCGCTGTTCTTCCAGAAGCGGCGCGTTGACTTCCAGCACGCTGGGGATCCGGCGCGCCGCACCGAATTGCATGGCCGCGTCCGAAAACAGGGCGTGCCGCTCATAGATCAGATCGAAAGGTCCGTGGTCCTCCATCGCCTGCGCCAGGCGCGCATTGGCCGCGATCAGCGCGCGTTCGCGGACCTCGGGCGCGCCCTTGGCCGGTTTCGGCAGCGGCACCCAGGTCACCGCGGCCAAATCCTCCGGCAACGGCGCGCGGGACGGGGGCGCGAACAATGTCACCTCTGCGCCCATGCGCAGCAACGCCCCGAGGATCGCGCGCACATGGATCGACGCCCCCTTGGTGCCGGTGGGCGATATGCCGGGATCGGTCGAGACATAAGCTACGCGCATCAGGCTGCTCCCTTCAGGCCGGCGGGCACAGGGCCCGAGCAGGACGCAAAGAGCTCGCGCAACCGGGCCGCGTTGCGGTCGATGTCGAACTCTTCCTCGATCAACCGGCGCGCATTGCGCGACACGCGCCGGCGCAGGTCGATGTCGCCAAGCATCTGCGAAATCGCGGCGGACAAGGTGTCGGGGTCGCCCTCGCTGGCCAGCAGCCCGGTGTCCCCCGGGCGCAGGATTTCCGGCAGGCCGACCACATCCGTCCCGATGCAGGGCGTTCCAAGCGCCATCGCCTCCAGCAACACGGTGGGCAACCCGTCACGGTTGCCGTCGCGGGCCACGATACAGGGGCAGACCAGAACGGCGGCGTCGCGCATGGCGGCGATGACCTCGGATTGCGGGCGCGGTCCTTCGATGGTCACCTGACCCTCCAGGCCCGCCGCCGCGATCTGGCTGCGCAGGTTGTCCTCGTCCTCCCCCATGCCGATGATCCGGCAGCGCGGGGTCTGCCCCTTGCGCGCCAACTGCCACAGGGCCTCCACAAGGATATGGAACCCCTTCTTCTCGATCAGGCGGCCCACGGCGAGGATATCCGTCTGCCGCGCCGTCGGCTCGGACCACGCAAAGCCCGACAGATCGAGCCCGTTGTAAAGCCGCACGAGCCCGGCCGCGTCCTTGCCGAACGTCTCGGTCATGTAGGCCAGGTTGAAATCCGAAACCGTCACCGCCGCCGCCGCATCGCGCAGCTTCACGTCCAGCTCGATCGGCGGGTCGTAGCGGTAATAGATATCCTTGGCATGGGCCGTGAAAGTATACGGAATGCCGGAGACCTGCGAGGCCACGCGCGCGACCGTCGTGGCGACCGTGCCGAAATGGGCGTGGAAATGCGTCACGCCAAGGCGTTTGGCGTCTATGGCCAGCGCAAGCCCCTGCGCAATGGCATCGGTCGCAGCGCCCGTGGCCAGCGCCCGTTGCGGCGCACCGGGATAAAGCGCCTCGGCCTTCTCCAGAAGGTCCCGGAACACGCTGACAGAGCGGGTCTTCTCGGGGATCCGGTGCACGGGCGCGCGCACTTTCGACAGGATGTCCTGGAAATGCGTGTCCATGACCGGGCGCAGCGCGAATATCTCCACCTGCTGGCCCGCGCGCTCATGGGCGAGGATCTCGTGGACGATGAAGGTCTCGGAAAAGCGCGGGTAGCGCTTGCAGATATATCCGATCTTTCCCTGTTTCGGTGGACGGATATGGATCATGGCGATCTCCTTTTCTGATCGGATCACTCTGCGGCGATCTGTTGGTAATCGGGGTAAAGCGCGGACTGGGCGAGGGCGGCAACAGAGGCCAGCCCATCGGTCCTGATCCCATGAGAGGCCGCGCGCGGGATCGGGCGCGCCATCCACTCCGACAAGGCCGTCGGGGACAGCCCCCTCGGGTGGCAGATATCGACAAGCCCGCGGTCGCTCAGGGCGCGCGCGCGGATCAGCTGCTCCGTGCGCGGCGCGACCCTTGGCACGATCAGCGCCGGTTTCTTCAGGGCCAGGATCTCGCAGGTCGTGTTGTAGCCCCCCATCGCCACGATCCGGCGCGCCGCGGCCATCAGCGGCACGAGGTCCGGCACGAAGGGCACCACCTGCATGCCGCGATTGCCCGCCGCGATCTGCCGGATACGGGCCAGGGCGTCCGCATCCATTTGCGTGCCCGGCACGATGATGCCGCGGTGACCCGCCGGAAGCTCCGCCGCCGCGAACGCCTTGCACAGGTCGAGACCGTCGCGCCCGCCGCCCACGGTGCACAGAACCAGCGGCGCCTCCCCACCACTCGGCGCGACCTCGGCGGGCCAGTCCTTCAACAAGTAGCCGGTATGCACGATCTCGGCGGTGATGCCGGTCAGATCGCAGTCCTTGAACACGTCATAGACGGCCGGGTCCCCATAGATCCACACCGCATCGAAATAGGTGTTGATGGTCTCGACATGGCGCTGGCGCAGCCATTGCCGCCGCACGGTCGCCGGATCATCGAGGATATCGCGACACCCCAGCACAAGCCGCGTCTTGCCCCGTTTGCGAAGCTTGCGCAGCGGCCCCTCCAGTTCCCCCTGGGCGCCAAGCGGGACATTGTCCACGATCAGCAGGTCGGGCGCGAACCGCTTCAAGGTGGCCGCCAGGATCGCCTCGCGCAGGGCGCGCAGCTCGCACAGCTCCATGTTCAGGCGCCGGGCAGTGTATTGGCCATCCGCGTGCTTGGCATAGGCCGGCAGCGTCAGAACCTCGATGCCGTCGGGAATGTCAAAGGCCCCGACTTCGTAGGTCCCGGCCACCAGCATCACATCCGGCTTCGACGGCAACGCGCGCAGCTTCTTGGCCAGCATCAGGTTGCGCCGAAAGTGGCCAAAACCGAGCGTGTCATGGGAATAAAGGGCGATACGGTTGGCCTGCATCCTGAAACCTTTTGCTGTGGGCTGAACTTCGTGAAGCAGTTGGCGCAACCGGCCGATTGGTCCATTAAACTGGGGTTTATGGGCACCTCTCTGCCATAAACCATCGGTCTAGATCGCCGCTTTCAGCGCGGAATACCCCTGCGACTCGTGCCCTTTGCGATTTTGACGGAGCTGTCGCGGCGGTGTCTGACGACACTCTGATATGGACAAAAACCCTCGGGTCGACGGCGGCAGGAGGCGGACTTGCGCGCCCCCGGTCCCACGACCGGCCTTCCCCGAAGCGCGGGGGGGGCCACCGCACCGACCGACAGCCCCTGCGCGGGACTGTCGCGCGGTGCAGGCGTCGGGTATCGGATCGATGGCACGCGGTTCCCACGAGCGCGCCCCCGCCTGCCGGGCGCGGCGAGCGACCCGTGGATCGGCCGGGCCTCTCGGCCCGAAGGCTAGCAGGCCAATGTCGGATCGAACGGCAAGATTGTTTCTTGAACGTCATCAATCGAAAAAATTAATATTACCCATTCCGAATAAAGATTGAATGAACCTGGAATTCCGAAAAGCGTCCACCCCTGAAACACCCCGAGCTATATTCAGATCTAGAAACACTCGTCAGGCAATCCGTTGATGTACCTGCGATTTTTCGAAACGCACCCCCGAACGCGTGAGCTTCGGTGTCTCGACCCCGGGCAGCTGAAAAGACAACCTCAATGTATTGAAGCCTTCATTCAAAACGCTTTCAATTGACGCACGTAACCCACTGCGCATTCACCTGAAATCCTTTGACACATCAACACGTTCCAACAGAACGACCCACGGGCCCGACTGCTGCAGTCCCGCGCCACGCCCTGCACCACCCCTGTGGCGGCATCAAGACGGGACACAAACCACTTTCGCCGCACCATGAAAACAAGGCGAATTATCCGAAAAAAGAGCGTTGGAAAGGGGCCAGAGCACGCTTCGAGCAAAGCGCTGGCGCAGGCATCCGACGCTTCCCTGGCACGCCGCACCGCAGAATATACTGCAGTCAAGATCACAGCGCGGACGGCAGTGAGATCTAAGTTCTTTCAAAAAACCATGATGAGGAAACACCTTAGCGTGACAACCCGCCCGTGCGCACCGCCCGTTACACCTGCACTTTGCCACGAAATAAAAAGAAAAATCCCTATGGAATTAGGTTAACAAAACATTAACGCCGGTCTATGCCGTTAACTAATACTGAGGTATGGTACACTAGCGGTTTTAGCCGCAGTTAACGTGAAAGGTAAAACGACATGAGACTTGGTAAATTTCTCGCGACAACCGCTGTCGCGGTGATCGTCGCAGGTGGCGCCTCCGCGTCGACCATCAGCGACATCGTGATCACCAGCGTGACAGGTGAATGGACCAGCGTCACCGGCGGCACGAACGTGAGCGGGCTCACCACAAACGCCATTTCCTGGGGCACGACCACGCCCTCCGGTGGACCGCAGAGCGGCTACACTTTTGTTGGCGTCGCCCCGCCTGCAACAGCCCCTTTTTCATCTGACACGGTGTTCACCCTGGGCAATTTCACCCACGACAACTTCCCAATCAACTCGGGGACATCCATCACCGGAGCCACGCTCGACGTGACCACGGAATTCACGATCGGTGGTGTCGCAGGATCGCTGACGTCGCAGTTCATTTTCGATCATTTTGAAACGCCGAACGATCCCGGTGGCGCCCCCTGCGCAGCTGGCGGTCCCGAGCCATGTGGCGACTTGGTGACCCCCACCCTGAATGTCGGCGCGTCCGACTCCCTCACAATCGGTGGGGTAGACTACTTCGTGTCCGTGACGGGGTTCAACATGGGCGCCAGCTTCCTGACTGCAGAGAATGCGTCGAACACGACGACCCTCCTGGGCACATTCACCGCTGACGTGGCTGCCATCCCGCTGCCCGCCGCGGGCTGGATGCTGCTGGCCGGTGTCGGTGGGCTGGCCGCCCTGCGCCGCCGCAAGAAAGCCGCCTGACCGAGGCCGAACCTGCGCACCCCCGACGCGGCCTCGGTCGCGTCGGGACATGAACCCTCGACCGGGACCGGCCTTGCAAGGGCATGGGGTGTCCAATACCAGTACGCTCCCTTCATGTGTCGGTCCCGGCTTACAGGTATCGCGCGACCAGCGCCTCCAGCCGTTCCTGCCCGCCCGAGACCGGCTGCGGATCAAGCCCGGTCTCCATCACATGGGCAAAGCAGTCCTCCAGCTTGCCACCGTTCAGCATCGCTTCCGCCGAGGGCGCGCGCCAGCCCGCATAGCGATCCTCGCGCCGCTGCTCCAACTCGCCATCCTCCAGCATCCGTGCCGCCGCCTTCAGCCCCGCGGCACAGACATCCATCGCCGCCACATGGGCCGCGATCAGGTCCGCCGGGTCCAGCGATTGCCGCCGCAGCTTGGAATCGAAATTGGTGCCCCCGGTATCGAAGCCGCCCGCGCGCAGGATCTCGTAATAGGCCAGCGCCACCTCGGGGATGTTGTTCGGGAACTGGTCGGTGTCCCAGCCCGACTGGTAATCGTTGCGGTTCATGTCGATGGAGCCCAGGATCCCGAACTCCCGCGCCAGCGCCAGCTCATGCTCGAAGGAATGCCCGGCCAGGATCGCATGGCCCTGCTCGATATTCATCTTCACCTCGTCCTGCAGGCCGAACTCCGACAGAAAGCTGAACACCGTGGCCACGTCGTAATCATATTGGTGCTTCGTGGGCTCCTGCGGTTTCGGCTCCAGCAGGATCGTGCCCTCGAACCCGATCTTGTGCTTGTAATCCACAACCATCTGCAGCATCCGGCCCGCCTGCTCCCGCTCGCGCCCCAGATCGGTGTTGAGCAGGGTCTCGTACCCCTCGCGCCCGCCCCACAGGACATAATTCGCGCCGCCCAGTTTGTGGGTCGCGTCCATGCAGGTCTTGATGGTGGCGGCGGCATAGGCGAACACATCCGGGTCCGGGTTCGT
The Dinoroseobacter shibae DFL 12 = DSM 16493 genome window above contains:
- a CDS encoding glycosyltransferase family protein, translated to MQANRIALYSHDTLGFGHFRRNLMLAKKLRALPSKPDVMLVAGTYEVGAFDIPDGIEVLTLPAYAKHADGQYTARRLNMELCELRALREAILAATLKRFAPDLLIVDNVPLGAQGELEGPLRKLRKRGKTRLVLGCRDILDDPATVRRQWLRQRHVETINTYFDAVWIYGDPAVYDVFKDCDLTGITAEIVHTGYLLKDWPAEVAPSGGEAPLVLCTVGGGRDGLDLCKAFAAAELPAGHRGIIVPGTQMDADALARIRQIAAGNRGMQVVPFVPDLVPLMAAARRIVAMGGYNTTCEILALKKPALIVPRVAPRTEQLIRARALSDRGLVDICHPRGLSPTALSEWMARPIPRAASHGIRTDGLASVAALAQSALYPDYQQIAAE
- a CDS encoding ABC transporter ATP-binding protein, which produces MARSGSRPSSLAETAPGLRRVLRRLAPFMRDERPLIAGGALAMLAAVFAKLAEPWPLKFVIDMFVPGRGGTEPGMPFGLTDPIMLLVLCALSIVLVMGLRATFEFTARVTFALAGARVLAKVRATLFEHLQRLPVAFHQKSRPGDLTLRLISDVGMLKETTVTAALPLAVNALVLVGMIAVMLWIDWQLALIALSPLPVLWLMTMRIGRRIQSVSRKTRKTEGAMAASASEAMSNVAIVQALGLEKAMSKDFLGDNAAELKQGVQSKRLTAGLERRVDILVGVGIGLVLLFGGLSILDGRTTPGDLIVFLTYLKNTFKPVRDYAKYAARLAKATAAGERVIALLDEDTKLTSLATPVKLPETQGGIAFENVSLNLGGSEILKDISISIRAGERVAITGPSGSGKSTLLSLAMRLQDPDAGAVRLDGRDLRALAVEDVRDSFAFVPQDPVLFHASIARNLGIAARHEPTPDEIIAAAQLAGAHDFILSQPQGYDTVLAERGSTLSGGQRQRLSFTRAALRNAPIFLLDEPTTGLDATTQANLADAIWQLTENRTLLMVTHDLHLAARADRVICLEGGRIVANGRHEDVLAQGGLYAKLWAEQMQTGVAHAAE
- a CDS encoding glycosyltransferase family 4 protein, whose product is MIHIRPPKQGKIGYICKRYPRFSETFIVHEILAHERAGQQVEIFALRPVMDTHFQDILSKVRAPVHRIPEKTRSVSVFRDLLEKAEALYPGAPQRALATGAATDAIAQGLALAIDAKRLGVTHFHAHFGTVATTVARVASQVSGIPYTFTAHAKDIYYRYDPPIELDVKLRDAAAAVTVSDFNLAYMTETFGKDAAGLVRLYNGLDLSGFAWSEPTARQTDILAVGRLIEKKGFHILVEALWQLARKGQTPRCRIIGMGEDEDNLRSQIAAAGLEGQVTIEGPRPQSEVIAAMRDAAVLVCPCIVARDGNRDGLPTVLLEAMALGTPCIGTDVVGLPEILRPGDTGLLASEGDPDTLSAAISQMLGDIDLRRRVSRNARRLIEEEFDIDRNAARLRELFASCSGPVPAGLKGAA
- a CDS encoding glycosyltransferase family 4 protein yields the protein MRVAYVSTDPGISPTGTKGASIHVRAILGALLRMGAEVTLFAPPSRAPLPEDLAAVTWVPLPKPAKGAPEVRERALIAANARLAQAMEDHGPFDLIYERHALFSDAAMQFGAARRIPSVLEVNAPLLEEQRRHRVLQNSDEAAARARSSISAADRIIAVSDAVGAYAEGFGARSVKVVPNGVDADRFAVPPGFRPPFTLGFVGTLKPWHDVACLIDALTLVRRSVRDARLLVVGDGPERAALEAQAREGGLADAVDFHGAAPSQDIPALLARMHVGLAPYRGGDPFYFSPLKIYEYMAAGLPVLVSDRGNMRDVVLPPRAGAVVPPDDPAALAEAIIHLAQNPSVGRAQGQRGRAHVIRTASWDHVLRASLNGLPLPSVLAA
- the xylA gene encoding xylose isomerase — translated: MSDFFAGIPAVTYEGPEARSDFAFRHYNPDEMVMGKRMEDQLRFAVAWWHSFAWEGGDPFGGPTFQRPWFGDTLDHARAKADAAFEMFRILNVPFYCFHDADIRPEGASFAETTANLEAMVDYLGQKQEASGKRLLWGTANLFSHRRYMAGAATNPDPDVFAYAAATIKTCMDATHKLGGANYVLWGGREGYETLLNTDLGREREQAGRMLQMVVDYKHKIGFEGTILLEPKPQEPTKHQYDYDVATVFSFLSEFGLQDEVKMNIEQGHAILAGHSFEHELALAREFGILGSIDMNRNDYQSGWDTDQFPNNIPEVALAYYEILRAGGFDTGGTNFDSKLRRQSLDPADLIAAHVAAMDVCAAGLKAAARMLEDGELEQRREDRYAGWRAPSAEAMLNGGKLEDCFAHVMETGLDPQPVSGGQERLEALVARYL
- a CDS encoding THxN family PEP-CTERM protein translates to MRLGKFLATTAVAVIVAGGASASTISDIVITSVTGEWTSVTGGTNVSGLTTNAISWGTTTPSGGPQSGYTFVGVAPPATAPFSSDTVFTLGNFTHDNFPINSGTSITGATLDVTTEFTIGGVAGSLTSQFIFDHFETPNDPGGAPCAAGGPEPCGDLVTPTLNVGASDSLTIGGVDYFVSVTGFNMGASFLTAENASNTTTLLGTFTADVAAIPLPAAGWMLLAGVGGLAALRRRKKAA